The Candidatus Caldatribacterium sp. genome includes the window CATGGTTCCTGAGGTTCTCTCCCGCTTTCGCCTTTCTGTTCCCCTTATAGCTATGACCTATGGGAATATTGTGCTTCAGTACGGCGTGGGGGAATTCGCAAGGGACTTCAGAGAAGCCGGCTTTTTAGGGCTCATCGTTGCTGATTTTCCTCTTGAAGCTCGTGATTTCCTCGAGGGTGCTCGGGGTATTCTTTCCCGCATTCTTCTTGCCTCGGTGACTTCGCCTCTTGAGCGGGTGCGACGCATTGCTGAAAATAGCGAGGGTTTCTTATACTTTGTGTCTGGGAAAG containing:
- the trpA gene encoding tryptophan synthase subunit alpha; translation: MDPLRDVLVERRKRHKLFVPYLTFGYPDVESFCKLLQICESEGVDAIEVGIPHSDPVADGPVIQTTSFMALKQGVTPRMVPEVLSRFRLSVPLIAMTYGNIVLQYGVGEFARDFREAGFLGLIVADFPLEARDFLEGARGILSRILLASVTSPLERVRRIAENSEGFLYFVSGK